One Natrinema longum genomic window carries:
- a CDS encoding phenylalanine--tRNA ligase subunit alpha, which yields MQLPAQQVAVLETANADEATSVDALAAATELPPETVTGAVFELEDEGLVAVSERVDETVTLTDEGHDYAETGLPEIRLYEAALEAGADADPVSMGQVIGASGLEGGAVDIALSNYARKGYGVIDSGELTADADADPDADAEANALAALDDVDDAPVDSVAVDEDIIDQLERRGLLERRESTVREVTLTERAVTELMAGIETAETVGQVTPELLTSGEWEDVEFSEYNVEADAERFDGGKVHILRQTAERVKDVLVGMGFQEMEGPHVDADFWINDCLFMPQDHPARTHWDRFALEQPTHIDDLPDDLVDRVERAHKEGVGPDGEGYHSPWDEDFARALALRGHTTSLSTRYLSGEEIGDLEPPQRYFSVEKVYRNDTLDPTHLLEFFQIEGWVMAEDLSVRDLMGTFEEFYAQFGITDIQFKPHYNPYTEPSFELFGTHPTTGELVEIGNSGIFREEMLEPLGVECDVMAWGLALERLLMLMYGFEDIRDIHGTLCDLELLRETEVTY from the coding sequence ATGCAACTGCCAGCACAACAGGTCGCGGTCTTGGAGACCGCGAACGCGGACGAGGCAACGTCCGTCGACGCCCTCGCCGCGGCGACCGAACTCCCGCCCGAAACCGTCACCGGGGCCGTCTTCGAACTCGAGGACGAGGGACTGGTCGCCGTCAGCGAACGCGTCGACGAAACGGTCACGCTCACCGACGAGGGACACGACTACGCCGAGACGGGACTGCCCGAGATCCGACTCTACGAGGCCGCCCTCGAGGCCGGTGCCGACGCCGACCCCGTCTCGATGGGGCAGGTCATCGGTGCGTCGGGGCTTGAGGGCGGTGCGGTCGACATCGCGCTCTCGAACTACGCGCGCAAGGGCTACGGCGTCATCGACAGCGGCGAGCTCACCGCCGATGCCGACGCGGATCCGGACGCCGACGCGGAGGCGAACGCGCTCGCGGCGCTCGACGACGTGGACGATGCGCCGGTCGATAGCGTCGCCGTCGACGAGGACATTATCGACCAGCTCGAGCGCCGCGGCCTGCTCGAGCGCCGCGAGTCGACGGTCCGCGAGGTAACCCTGACCGAGCGCGCGGTGACGGAGCTGATGGCGGGGATCGAGACGGCCGAGACGGTCGGTCAGGTCACGCCGGAGCTACTCACCAGCGGCGAGTGGGAGGACGTCGAGTTCTCCGAGTACAACGTCGAGGCCGACGCCGAGCGCTTCGACGGCGGCAAGGTCCACATCCTGCGCCAGACTGCCGAGCGCGTCAAAGACGTCCTCGTCGGCATGGGCTTCCAGGAGATGGAAGGCCCCCACGTCGACGCGGACTTCTGGATCAACGACTGCCTGTTCATGCCCCAGGACCATCCCGCACGCACCCACTGGGACCGGTTCGCCCTCGAGCAGCCGACCCACATCGACGACCTCCCCGACGACCTCGTCGACCGCGTCGAGCGCGCCCACAAAGAAGGCGTCGGCCCGGACGGCGAGGGGTATCACTCGCCGTGGGACGAGGACTTCGCGCGGGCGCTCGCGCTGCGCGGGCACACCACGTCGCTGTCGACGCGCTATCTCTCCGGCGAGGAGATCGGCGATCTCGAGCCGCCACAGCGGTACTTCAGCGTCGAGAAGGTGTACCGCAACGACACGCTCGACCCGACGCATCTGCTCGAGTTCTTCCAGATCGAGGGCTGGGTGATGGCCGAGGACCTCTCGGTGCGCGATCTGATGGGAACCTTCGAGGAGTTCTACGCCCAGTTCGGGATCACGGACATCCAGTTCAAACCCCACTACAACCCCTACACGGAGCCGAGTTTCGAGCTGTTTGGCACCCACCCGACGACCGGCGAACTCGTCGAGATCGGCAACTCGGGGATCTTCCGCGAGGAGATGCTCGAGCCGCTGGGCGTCGAGTGTGACGTGATGGCCTGGGGACTCGCTCTCGAGCGACTGCTCATGCTGATGTACGGCTTCGAGGACATCCGCGACATCCACGGGACGCTGTGTGACCTGGAACTGCTGCGCGAAACGGAGGTGACCTACTGA
- the pheT gene encoding phenylalanine--tRNA ligase subunit beta, producing the protein MPTVDIDPDELRDLTGHDEKSDEELQEDLFGLGLEFEGRTEDGEFELEFAPDRLDRLSVEGVARSMRYQYGDARGVHVPSPNSPDWTIEVAASVPDERPYVTGAVIRDVDLDEEALESLIQLQEKLHATMGRKRAKGAIGIHDLTMLKGTAATEGNPTIQYVGVEPDEDRFVPLDSDQEMTPADVLEDHGTGQTYADLVSEYDRYPAIYDSIGLFSFPPVINGRRTEVSTDSRDLFVEMTGTDQWTIDKMLNIVCYALSARGATLEEVTVEYPDSESANADSNGSRTASGGRELVRPDLSMKTKTVAHDRIETILGIGLDPDDVIDLAERSGLEAAKEENENADLVYEVTIPPYRVDVLHPLDVIDDLGRAYGFNELEPRYPDVGTVGGRHERSRLERAVREGLVGLGFEDLLNFHMISEEENYDRLDVAPGDDVYGAGEPATIKEPYSEDFTMLRTWVMPSLLMVLERNTHRSYPQNLAEIGFAAAVDESENTGVSEGRRVGAVLAHHDAGYEDAKARLQALARNFDVDLETPPTDHPTFISGRTAAVVIDGEEVGVIGEVHPKVLVEHDLEVPVSAFEFDLEALR; encoded by the coding sequence ATGCCCACGGTCGATATCGACCCCGACGAACTGCGTGACCTGACCGGCCACGACGAGAAGAGCGACGAAGAGCTACAGGAAGACCTGTTCGGGCTCGGCCTCGAGTTCGAGGGACGGACGGAGGACGGCGAGTTCGAACTCGAGTTCGCACCCGACCGGCTCGATCGACTCTCCGTCGAGGGCGTCGCCCGCTCGATGCGCTACCAGTACGGCGACGCACGCGGGGTACACGTCCCCTCGCCCAACTCTCCCGACTGGACGATCGAGGTCGCGGCGTCGGTCCCCGACGAGCGTCCATACGTCACCGGCGCGGTGATCCGCGACGTCGATCTCGACGAGGAGGCCCTCGAGTCGCTCATCCAACTCCAGGAGAAGCTCCACGCGACGATGGGCCGCAAGCGCGCGAAGGGTGCGATCGGGATCCACGACCTGACGATGCTGAAGGGCACCGCTGCGACGGAGGGCAACCCGACGATCCAGTACGTCGGCGTCGAACCGGACGAGGACCGGTTCGTCCCCCTCGACTCCGATCAGGAGATGACGCCGGCGGACGTGCTCGAGGACCACGGGACGGGCCAGACCTACGCCGATCTCGTCAGCGAGTACGACCGCTATCCCGCGATCTACGACAGCATCGGTCTGTTCTCGTTCCCGCCGGTCATCAACGGCCGGCGCACCGAGGTGTCGACGGACTCGCGGGACCTGTTCGTCGAGATGACCGGCACCGATCAGTGGACGATCGACAAGATGCTGAACATCGTCTGCTACGCGCTGTCGGCTCGGGGAGCCACGCTCGAGGAGGTGACGGTCGAGTATCCGGATAGCGAGTCCGCGAACGCGGACTCGAACGGGAGCCGGACTGCGTCCGGCGGACGCGAGCTCGTCCGGCCCGACCTCTCGATGAAGACGAAGACGGTCGCCCACGACCGCATCGAGACCATCCTCGGCATCGGGCTCGATCCCGACGACGTGATCGACCTCGCCGAGCGGTCGGGGCTCGAGGCGGCGAAAGAAGAGAACGAGAACGCCGATCTCGTCTACGAGGTCACTATCCCGCCCTACCGCGTCGACGTGCTCCACCCGCTGGACGTCATCGACGACCTCGGGCGGGCCTACGGCTTCAACGAACTCGAGCCTCGCTACCCCGACGTGGGGACCGTCGGCGGCCGCCACGAGCGCTCCCGACTCGAGCGCGCGGTCCGTGAGGGCCTCGTCGGCCTGGGCTTCGAGGACCTGCTGAACTTCCACATGATCAGCGAGGAAGAGAACTACGACCGGCTCGACGTGGCCCCCGGTGACGACGTCTACGGGGCCGGCGAGCCGGCGACGATCAAAGAGCCCTACAGCGAGGACTTCACCATGCTGCGGACCTGGGTCATGCCGTCGCTGTTGATGGTCCTCGAGCGCAACACCCACCGCTCGTACCCGCAGAACCTCGCCGAGATCGGCTTCGCGGCCGCGGTCGACGAGAGCGAAAACACCGGCGTCAGCGAGGGTCGCCGCGTCGGGGCCGTCCTCGCCCACCACGACGCCGGCTACGAGGACGCCAAGGCACGGCTGCAGGCGCTCGCCCGCAACTTCGACGTCGACCTCGAGACGCCCCCCACCGACCACCCGACCTTCATTTCGGGTCGAACCGCGGCGGTCGTCATCGACGGCGAGGAAGTCGGCGTCATCGGCGAGGTCCACCCGAAGGTGCTCGTCGAACACGACCTCGAGGTGCCGGTGTCGGCCTTCGAGTTCGACCTCGAGGCGCTCCGATAG
- the hisA gene encoding 1-(5-phosphoribosyl)-5-[(5-phosphoribosylamino)methylideneamino]imidazole-4-carboxamide isomerase: MNDDASGRFGSFEVIPAVDIQDGEVVQLVQGERGTETTYGDPVEAARRWIDAGATTLHLVDLDGAFEGERANADAIDAVIDAVDVPTQLGGGIRTAEGAIDLLERGVDRVILGTAAVEHPEIVAEISETHPDSVVVSLDAKDGEVVVEGWTEGAGISPVEAAERYAELGAAAILFTNVDVEGRLEGVATDPVRELVAATDIPVIASGGVATLADVRELADAGAAAVVVGSALYEGNFTLAETQAAVDADDGSSR; the protein is encoded by the coding sequence ATGAACGACGACGCGAGCGGTCGGTTCGGGAGCTTCGAGGTGATTCCGGCGGTCGACATCCAGGACGGCGAGGTCGTCCAGCTCGTCCAGGGAGAGCGGGGGACGGAGACGACCTACGGCGATCCCGTCGAGGCGGCCCGGCGGTGGATCGACGCCGGCGCGACGACGCTCCACCTCGTCGACCTCGACGGCGCGTTCGAGGGTGAACGGGCGAACGCCGACGCCATCGACGCGGTGATCGACGCCGTCGACGTGCCGACCCAGCTCGGCGGTGGGATCCGCACCGCCGAGGGTGCGATCGATCTGCTCGAGCGGGGCGTCGACCGCGTCATCCTCGGCACTGCAGCAGTCGAACACCCCGAGATCGTCGCCGAAATCAGCGAGACCCACCCCGACAGCGTGGTCGTCAGCCTCGACGCGAAAGACGGCGAGGTCGTCGTCGAGGGATGGACCGAAGGCGCGGGAATCAGTCCGGTCGAGGCCGCCGAACGCTACGCGGAGCTCGGGGCCGCCGCGATCCTCTTTACGAACGTCGACGTCGAGGGGCGACTCGAGGGCGTCGCGACCGACCCCGTCCGCGAACTGGTCGCGGCGACGGATATCCCCGTGATCGCCAGCGGCGGCGTCGCGACGCTCGCGGACGTGCGAGAGCTGGCGGACGCCGGTGCCGCTGCGGTCGTCGTCGGCAGCGCGCTCTACGAGGGGAACTTCACGCTCGCGGAGACACAGGCCGCGGTCGACGCCGACGACGGTAGTAGCCGTTGA
- a CDS encoding inorganic phosphate transporter, with protein sequence MPEVLLIVGILTAIFVGYNIGGSTTGPAFGPAVGANVITKVMAAGLMSVFFFIGAYTIGPNVVDTLGTDLVNDTSIFTLRSNVAVLFFIGGALFVGNYAGVPASTSMTAVGAIAALGLATGELNWDILGEIAVWWIVAPILGFWVAGVVGRYFYPRINAWVAIESKEGGRPMVSVDRSGLVPRLQFGVDANRREITGALVVVAIGCLMGFSSGTSNIANAIAPIYGTGDVDMVPLILIGSAAVAVGCFTIARRTLDTLGNDITHLPLTAAIVVAVISSGIVIGLSSIGIPASFVVIATMSIVGLGWGRATRTTTLSGVRAGEETRVSVGALTADEEGERSPKIGEEEPADIPKASDLFDPSTTARVILMQNVVPAISTVGAYLTFRFVPVFGF encoded by the coding sequence GTGCCGGAAGTACTACTTATCGTCGGGATCCTCACCGCGATCTTCGTCGGCTACAATATTGGCGGATCGACGACCGGTCCCGCCTTCGGCCCAGCCGTCGGCGCGAACGTGATCACGAAGGTGATGGCTGCCGGGCTGATGTCTGTCTTCTTCTTCATCGGAGCCTACACCATCGGCCCGAACGTCGTCGATACGCTCGGTACGGATCTCGTCAACGACACGTCGATCTTTACGCTCCGATCGAACGTCGCCGTGCTCTTCTTTATCGGCGGCGCGTTGTTCGTCGGCAACTACGCGGGCGTTCCCGCGTCGACGTCGATGACTGCAGTCGGGGCGATCGCCGCGCTCGGGCTCGCAACGGGCGAACTCAACTGGGATATACTCGGCGAGATCGCCGTCTGGTGGATCGTCGCGCCGATCCTCGGGTTCTGGGTCGCCGGCGTCGTCGGCCGGTACTTCTACCCCCGGATCAACGCCTGGGTCGCGATCGAAAGCAAAGAGGGCGGCCGACCGATGGTCTCGGTCGATCGGTCGGGACTCGTCCCGCGACTCCAGTTCGGGGTCGACGCCAATCGGCGGGAGATCACCGGTGCGCTGGTCGTCGTTGCGATCGGCTGTCTGATGGGATTCTCGTCGGGGACGAGCAACATCGCCAACGCGATCGCGCCGATCTACGGGACCGGTGACGTCGATATGGTGCCGCTGATCCTGATCGGCTCGGCGGCGGTCGCGGTCGGCTGTTTCACCATCGCTCGCCGCACCCTCGACACCCTCGGCAACGACATCACGCACCTTCCGCTGACGGCCGCGATCGTCGTCGCCGTCATCAGTTCGGGGATCGTCATCGGTCTCTCGTCGATCGGCATCCCCGCGAGCTTCGTCGTCATCGCGACGATGAGTATCGTCGGGCTGGGCTGGGGACGAGCGACCCGCACGACGACGCTGTCCGGTGTCAGAGCCGGCGAGGAGACCCGCGTCTCGGTCGGCGCACTGACCGCCGATGAGGAAGGTGAACGCTCCCCCAAGATCGGCGAGGAAGAGCCGGCGGACATCCCGAAAGCGTCGGACCTGTTCGATCCCTCGACGACGGCCCGTGTGATCCTCATGCAAAACGTCGTACCGGCCATCTCGACGGTCGGAGCCTACCTCACCTTCCGATTCGTCCCGGTCTTCGGGTTCTAA
- the fer gene encoding ferredoxin Fer, protein MPTVEYLNYEVLDDQGWDMDDDDLFEQAADAGLDDEDYGTLDVAEGEYILEAAEAQGYDWPFSCRAGACANCAAIVFEGEIEMDMQQILSDEEVEDKNVRLTCIGSAETDEVKIVYNAKHLDYLQNRVI, encoded by the coding sequence ATGCCCACGGTAGAATACCTCAACTACGAAGTACTGGACGATCAGGGCTGGGACATGGACGACGACGACCTCTTCGAACAGGCTGCCGACGCTGGCCTCGACGATGAGGACTACGGCACGCTCGACGTCGCCGAGGGCGAATACATCCTCGAGGCGGCCGAAGCACAGGGCTACGACTGGCCCTTCTCGTGTCGCGCCGGTGCCTGTGCGAACTGTGCCGCGATCGTCTTCGAGGGCGAGATCGAGATGGACATGCAGCAGATCCTCTCGGACGAGGAAGTCGAGGACAAAAACGTCCGCTTGACCTGCATCGGATCGGCCGAGACCGACGAGGTCAAGATCGTCTACAACGCAAAGCACCTCGACTACCTGCAGAACCGCGTCATCTAA
- a CDS encoding IS5 family transposase, with product MHSKLARFTERCVELSQKAVGSGSTEPLSKGKDGYADWVIVAIHGLREYLDHSYRRLLDVLREMPAIVAKLGLSPDELPDFTTVCARKQDLKMPVWRMLLQLSAELFDTGEVQAIDSTSIAHRSSSHNYAKRVKGTFESVKATILVDCSTRAILDVHCSMNLPHDTQIAWQVLKRNLSNVETIVADKGFDWDELRQMLRNEGIRPVIKHREFYSLDAAHNARIDDETYHQRSIAESMFFALRKRFGSTLKARTWFGQFRELVLKAAVRNIEQSLRA from the coding sequence GTGCACTCCAAACTGGCCCGCTTCACCGAACGATGCGTCGAATTGTCTCAAAAAGCTGTCGGAAGCGGTTCAACAGAACCTCTCAGCAAAGGAAAAGATGGCTACGCTGATTGGGTGATCGTAGCGATCCACGGTCTTCGAGAATACCTCGATCACTCCTACCGACGGTTGCTAGACGTTCTTCGAGAAATGCCTGCTATTGTCGCCAAACTCGGCCTTTCACCGGATGAGCTGCCGGACTTCACCACCGTTTGTGCTCGAAAACAAGATCTCAAGATGCCCGTCTGGCGGATGCTGTTGCAGCTGTCGGCGGAACTGTTCGATACCGGAGAGGTACAAGCAATCGACTCAACCAGCATCGCTCATCGCTCGTCCAGCCATAACTACGCAAAGCGCGTCAAAGGAACGTTTGAGTCGGTCAAAGCCACTATTCTCGTAGACTGTTCTACGCGAGCTATTCTCGACGTACACTGCTCGATGAACCTACCACACGACACGCAGATTGCGTGGCAAGTCCTGAAAAGAAACCTCAGCAACGTGGAAACTATCGTTGCTGACAAAGGGTTTGATTGGGATGAACTTCGGCAGATGCTGCGAAATGAGGGGATTAGACCGGTGATCAAGCATCGTGAGTTCTATTCGCTGGACGCCGCACACAATGCTCGGATTGATGATGAAACCTACCATCAACGATCTATCGCAGAATCGATGTTTTTCGCGTTGCGCAAGCGATTCGGTTCAACACTTAAGGCAAGAACGTGGTTTGGACAGTTCCGAGAACTCGTCCTTAAGGCCGCCGTCAGAAACATTGAACAATCGCTCAGGGCCTAA
- a CDS encoding MFS transporter produces MGTTTELKQGIREHLGQFSLHVLLVFATGLTIGSERTVVPVLGEDVLGVESFLVIGSFVASFGFVKALLNLYAGKWGEEYGRKPVLILGWATALPLPVILIVAPSWGWITVGNILLGINQALTWSMAINAKIDLAGPDQRGLAVGIDEAFGYSGVAVGAWITGVIAGQWSLRPEPFYFLAVVVVLAFLISIFLITETVQYAQAEGDDDHHDANLPFREVLKRATYGDRTLFAAAQAGHIENFVDTLFWIAVPLYLTSQGLGIAAVGVVVGVHSAMYFLQIATGGLADRIGRRPPVIWGMFLAGAGVLGMVFVDGYLPWAALAAASGLGMALLYPNLMTVPSDAAHPTWRSAGMGVYRMWRDSGYGVGAISIGLSMQFVNAEAAFYMTAILMFISGAIVYVWMEETHPDFGTHEPPSPATETPTRAVSED; encoded by the coding sequence ATGGGTACGACAACTGAACTCAAGCAGGGGATCCGCGAGCACCTCGGACAGTTCTCTTTGCACGTTCTGTTAGTGTTCGCCACCGGGCTGACTATCGGGTCCGAGCGCACCGTCGTGCCCGTTCTGGGCGAGGACGTACTCGGCGTCGAGTCCTTTCTGGTCATCGGCTCGTTCGTCGCCTCGTTCGGGTTCGTCAAGGCCTTGCTCAACCTCTACGCCGGGAAGTGGGGCGAAGAGTACGGCCGCAAGCCAGTCCTCATCCTCGGGTGGGCAACCGCGTTGCCCCTCCCGGTTATTCTCATCGTCGCTCCCAGTTGGGGCTGGATCACGGTCGGGAACATCCTCCTCGGCATCAACCAGGCACTGACCTGGAGCATGGCGATCAACGCCAAAATCGACCTCGCAGGTCCCGACCAGCGCGGTCTCGCAGTCGGTATCGACGAGGCGTTTGGCTACTCCGGCGTCGCCGTCGGTGCGTGGATTACGGGCGTCATCGCTGGCCAGTGGAGTCTCCGTCCCGAACCGTTCTACTTCCTCGCGGTGGTCGTCGTGCTGGCGTTCCTCATCTCGATCTTCCTGATCACGGAAACCGTCCAGTACGCACAGGCCGAAGGTGACGATGATCACCACGATGCGAATCTCCCGTTTCGCGAGGTGCTGAAGCGAGCAACGTACGGGGACAGGACCTTGTTCGCCGCGGCACAGGCTGGTCACATCGAGAACTTCGTCGATACCCTGTTCTGGATCGCAGTGCCGCTGTATCTCACGAGCCAGGGGCTCGGCATCGCAGCAGTCGGTGTCGTCGTCGGCGTCCACAGCGCGATGTATTTCCTCCAGATCGCGACCGGAGGGCTTGCAGACCGTATCGGCCGCCGCCCTCCCGTGATCTGGGGAATGTTCCTCGCAGGGGCCGGCGTCCTCGGGATGGTGTTCGTCGATGGGTATCTCCCGTGGGCCGCTCTGGCCGCCGCCTCCGGGTTGGGTATGGCGTTGCTGTATCCAAACCTGATGACGGTCCCTAGCGACGCAGCCCACCCGACGTGGCGGTCGGCTGGAATGGGCGTGTACCGGATGTGGCGGGACTCCGGCTACGGAGTCGGTGCGATCTCGATCGGCCTCTCGATGCAGTTCGTGAACGCCGAGGCTGCGTTCTACATGACTGCGATCCTGATGTTCATCTCCGGGGCGATCGTGTACGTCTGGATGGAGGAGACCCACCCCGATTTCGGCACACACGAGCCACCTTCCCCTGCGACAGAAACGCCGACCCGGGCAGTGTCTGAAGACTAG
- a CDS encoding MBL fold metallo-hydrolase, whose amino-acid sequence MSEIRPEKLSERLQAGDDGLLVLDIRHEEEYDDWHIPDSVNVDVYDQLTDDPNAAKDALGDLPDGMEIVTVCTAGIVSQTATDVLQELEYDAETLTDGMNGWSRVHRHAPVPVDLDDTLVQVARPGKGCLSHVLISDGDAVVFDPSQYLEEYEAILEDYDAELVGVFDTHAHADHVSGAGELADRHGVPYYLHPEDALAIDATPVEEGQTVTVGQLDLEVIHTPGHSEGSVSFDIGGAALITGDTLFHTSVGRVELGVEAGIEDADIEGNAATLYESLQRLLDRSDDTVVLPAHDPGSPDPPVTATLGEVRERNEDLERDREEFVRELASDIPEHPPNFERVKRTNVGQESIPADELADLELGPNNCAAE is encoded by the coding sequence ATGTCAGAGATACGCCCTGAAAAGCTCAGTGAACGGTTACAGGCCGGCGACGACGGCCTGCTCGTGCTTGATATTCGCCACGAAGAGGAGTACGACGACTGGCATATTCCGGACAGCGTTAACGTCGACGTCTACGACCAACTAACCGACGACCCGAACGCGGCAAAGGACGCCCTCGGAGACCTTCCAGATGGGATGGAGATCGTTACCGTCTGTACTGCAGGCATCGTGTCGCAAACCGCAACGGACGTGCTGCAGGAACTCGAGTACGACGCCGAGACGCTCACGGACGGGATGAACGGCTGGAGTCGTGTCCACCGGCACGCACCCGTTCCTGTCGATCTCGATGACACGCTCGTTCAGGTTGCACGTCCGGGGAAAGGCTGCCTCTCGCACGTCCTCATCTCGGACGGAGACGCCGTCGTGTTCGATCCGTCGCAGTATCTCGAGGAATACGAAGCGATTCTCGAGGACTACGACGCCGAACTCGTTGGCGTCTTCGACACGCACGCACACGCAGACCACGTTTCGGGCGCTGGGGAACTCGCCGACCGTCACGGCGTGCCGTACTATCTCCATCCCGAGGACGCGCTCGCTATCGACGCAACGCCCGTCGAGGAGGGGCAAACCGTGACGGTCGGCCAGCTCGATCTCGAGGTCATCCACACGCCGGGACACAGCGAGGGGAGCGTCTCGTTCGATATCGGTGGTGCAGCGTTAATTACGGGGGATACGCTCTTCCACACGAGCGTGGGTCGCGTCGAACTCGGCGTCGAAGCCGGGATCGAAGACGCCGACATCGAAGGAAACGCCGCGACGCTCTACGAGAGCCTCCAGCGGTTGCTGGACCGATCGGACGACACTGTCGTCTTACCGGCGCACGATCCTGGCTCTCCCGATCCGCCGGTGACGGCGACCCTCGGCGAGGTGAGAGAACGGAACGAGGATCTCGAACGCGACCGTGAGGAATTCGTCCGAGAACTCGCTTCGGACATCCCGGAACATCCGCCGAATTTCGAGCGCGTCAAGCGAACGAACGTCGGTCAGGAATCGATTCCTGCAGACGAACTGGCCGATTTGGAACTGGGGCCCAACAACTGCGCGGCCGAGTAA